One genomic region from Streptomyces sp. NBC_01431 encodes:
- a CDS encoding FtsW/RodA/SpoVE family cell cycle protein: MSVVTNTTTIGAIEAPSRRNTELALLIFAVAIPVFAYANVGLAMTGSLPSGMLGYGLGLGLMAGVAHLVVRKFARYADPLLLPLATLLNGLGLVLIWRLDQSPRLISQAKGLYGSFSPSAPHQLMFSALGVALFIGVLLLIKDHRVLQRYTYISMVVAMLLLITPMFFPAKFGARIWITIPGLGSIQPGEFVKIILAIFFAGYLMVKRDALALASRRFMGIYLPRGRDLGPILVIWAMSILILVFETDLGTSLLFFGLFVIMLYVATERTSWIVFGLLMSAVGAVGVASFESHVKARVTAWMDPFACYKTSGACEQIGNAILSFGSGGTLGTGLGQGNSDLIGFAANADFILSTVGEELGLAGMMALLLIYGLIVERGVRTALAARDPFGKLLAIGLSGAFALQVFVVAGGVMGLIPLTGMTMPFLAAGGSSVIANWALIGILIRISDTARRPAPAPAPSPDAEMTQVVRP; the protein is encoded by the coding sequence ATGAGCGTTGTCACCAACACGACCACCATTGGCGCGATCGAAGCACCGAGCCGCCGCAACACCGAGCTGGCCCTGCTCATCTTCGCCGTGGCCATCCCGGTGTTCGCGTACGCCAATGTGGGGCTTGCCATGACCGGCAGCCTGCCCTCCGGCATGCTCGGGTACGGCCTCGGCCTCGGCCTGATGGCAGGTGTCGCGCACTTGGTGGTGCGCAAGTTCGCCAGGTACGCCGATCCGCTGCTGTTGCCGCTGGCGACGCTGCTGAACGGTCTGGGCCTCGTGCTGATCTGGCGTCTGGACCAGTCACCCCGGCTGATCTCGCAGGCCAAGGGCCTGTACGGGTCGTTCAGCCCGTCCGCACCGCACCAGCTGATGTTCTCGGCGCTCGGTGTGGCCCTGTTCATCGGGGTGCTGCTGCTCATCAAGGACCACCGGGTTCTGCAGCGCTACACGTACATCTCGATGGTCGTGGCGATGCTGCTGCTGATCACGCCGATGTTCTTCCCGGCGAAGTTCGGTGCCCGTATCTGGATCACCATTCCGGGGCTCGGATCGATCCAGCCCGGTGAGTTCGTGAAGATCATCCTGGCGATCTTCTTCGCCGGCTACCTCATGGTGAAGCGGGACGCGCTGGCGCTGGCCAGCCGCCGCTTCATGGGGATCTACCTGCCGCGCGGGCGTGACCTGGGCCCGATCCTCGTGATCTGGGCGATGTCGATCCTGATCCTGGTCTTCGAGACCGACCTCGGCACCTCGCTGCTGTTCTTCGGCCTCTTCGTGATCATGCTGTACGTGGCGACCGAGCGGACCAGCTGGATCGTGTTCGGTCTGCTGATGTCGGCGGTCGGCGCGGTCGGCGTCGCCTCCTTTGAATCGCATGTCAAGGCACGCGTCACTGCCTGGATGGACCCCTTCGCCTGCTACAAGACCAGCGGCGCCTGCGAGCAGATCGGTAACGCGATCCTGTCGTTCGGCTCCGGCGGCACCCTCGGCACGGGTCTGGGCCAGGGCAACTCCGACCTCATCGGCTTCGCCGCCAACGCCGACTTCATCCTCTCCACCGTCGGTGAGGAGCTCGGCCTGGCCGGGATGATGGCGCTGCTGCTGATCTACGGCCTGATCGTGGAGCGAGGCGTGCGCACCGCGCTCGCGGCCCGCGACCCCTTCGGCAAGCTGCTCGCGATCGGCCTCTCCGGCGCCTTCGCGCTCCAGGTCTTCGTCGTGGCCGGCGGTGTCATGGGACTCATCCCGCTGACCGGTATGACCATGCCGTTCCTCGCGGCCGGTGGTTCCTCCGTCATCGCCAACTGGGCGCTGATCGGCATTCTGATCCGGATCAGCGACACCGCACGCCGCCCCGCCCCGGCCCCCGCCCCGTCCCCCGACGCCGAGATGACCCAGGTGGTCCGCCCGTGA
- a CDS encoding Stp1/IreP family PP2C-type Ser/Thr phosphatase — translation MSLSLRFAAGSHKGMIREGNEDSGYAGPRLLAIADGMGGQAAGEVASSEVISTLVTLDDDVPGSDILTSLGTAVQRANDQLRMMVEEDPQLEGMGTTLTALLWTGQRLGLVHVGDSRAYLLRDGVLTQITQDHTWVQRLVDEGRITEEEATTHPQRSLLMRALGSGDHVEPDLSIREVRAGDRYLICSDGLSGVVSHQTMEETLASYQGPQETVQELIQLALRGGGPDNITVIIADVLDVDSGDTLAGQLNDTPVIVGAVAENQLQLNDGGAMQTPAGRASGLGRPAPSPPGGFGPPGSGEDSGYGNPPEGAFGSYTDEDFVKPRRRGRWLRRSLYIVLALAVVGGGLYGGYRWTQTQYYIGTNSEGSPHVALYRGISQDLAWVKLSKVETDYPDVELKYLPQYQRSQIDSTIAASSLDKAQAKIKEFSTQASACRKEEARRAAEGNTPPAKPSTGTTGAQSNKTTTTASPTPGPSLSEDEQKLVSQCGKQ, via the coding sequence ATGAGTCTGTCCCTGCGTTTCGCCGCCGGATCACACAAAGGCATGATCCGCGAGGGGAACGAGGACTCCGGCTACGCCGGCCCGCGCCTCCTCGCCATCGCCGACGGCATGGGCGGTCAGGCCGCCGGGGAGGTCGCCTCGTCCGAGGTGATCTCCACGCTGGTCACGCTCGACGACGACGTACCCGGCTCCGACATCCTGACCTCGCTGGGCACCGCCGTGCAGCGGGCCAACGACCAGTTGCGCATGATGGTCGAGGAGGACCCGCAGCTGGAGGGCATGGGCACCACGCTCACCGCTCTGCTGTGGACGGGCCAGCGCCTGGGTCTCGTGCACGTCGGCGACTCGCGCGCCTATCTGCTGCGCGACGGCGTCCTCACCCAGATCACCCAGGACCACACCTGGGTGCAGCGGCTGGTCGACGAGGGCCGGATCACCGAGGAAGAGGCCACCACCCACCCGCAGAGGTCGCTCCTCATGCGGGCGCTGGGCAGCGGTGACCACGTCGAGCCGGATCTCTCCATCCGCGAGGTCCGGGCCGGCGACCGCTATCTGATCTGCTCCGACGGGCTGTCGGGCGTGGTCTCCCACCAGACGATGGAGGAGACCCTCGCCAGCTACCAGGGCCCGCAGGAGACGGTGCAGGAGCTGATCCAGCTGGCGCTGCGCGGCGGCGGTCCCGACAACATCACGGTGATCATCGCCGATGTGCTCGACGTCGACTCCGGGGACACCCTGGCGGGGCAGCTCAACGACACTCCGGTGATCGTCGGCGCGGTCGCCGAGAACCAGCTGCAGCTGAACGACGGCGGCGCCATGCAGACCCCGGCGGGCCGTGCCTCCGGGCTCGGCCGGCCCGCTCCCTCGCCACCGGGAGGCTTCGGCCCGCCCGGCAGCGGTGAGGACAGCGGTTACGGCAACCCGCCCGAGGGCGCCTTCGGCTCGTACACCGACGAGGACTTCGTCAAGCCGCGCCGGCGCGGCCGGTGGCTGCGCAGATCCCTGTACATCGTGCTGGCCCTGGCGGTCGTCGGCGGCGGCCTGTACGGCGGCTACCGCTGGACGCAGACGCAGTACTACATCGGCACCAACAGCGAGGGCTCTCCGCACGTCGCGCTGTACCGGGGCATCAGCCAGGACCTGGCGTGGGTGAAGCTCTCCAAGGTGGAGACGGACTACCCCGACGTCGAACTCAAGTACCTTCCGCAGTACCAGCGCAGCCAGATCGACTCGACGATCGCCGCCAGCAGCCTCGACAAGGCGCAGGCCAAGATCAAGGAGTTCTCGACCCAGGCGTCCGCCTGCCGGAAGGAAGAGGCGCGCCGCGCCGCCGAGGGCAACACTCCGCCGGCGAAGCCCAGCACGGGCACCACCGGCGCCCAGTCCAACAAGACGACCACCACCGCATCTCCCACACCCGGCCCCAGCCTCTCCGAGGACGAGCAGAAGCTGGTCTCGCAGTGCGGTAAGCAGTAG